A stretch of Camelina sativa cultivar DH55 chromosome 18, Cs, whole genome shotgun sequence DNA encodes these proteins:
- the LOC104762429 gene encoding GDSL esterase/lipase At5g62930 yields MRPEIVLFGDSITAQSFRSGGWGSALTDAYSRKADVLVRGYGGYNTRWALFLLHHIFPLGSSSPPVATTIFFGANDAALKGRTSDRQHVPVEEYKDNVRRIVQHLKKCSPTMLIVLITPPPIDEAGRQSYAESLYGEKAMKEPERTNETTGIYARHCVALAEELGLRCVNLWSKMQETNDWQKKYLSDGLHLTPEGNGVVFEEVSRVFREAWLSPEEMPLDFPHHSHIDGENPSKAFEERCL; encoded by the exons ATGAGGCCGGAGATAGTTCTGTTCGGCGATTCGATAACGGCGCAGTCTTTCAGATCCGGCGGTTGGGGATCTGCTCTTACCGACGCTTACTCTCGCAAGGCTGATGTTTTGGTTCGCGGCTACGGCGGCTACAACACCCGATGGGCTCTCTTCTTGCTTCATCACATTTTCCCTCTC GGATCTTCGTCTCCTCCGGTTGCTACGACTATATTCTTTGGTGCAAACGATGCAGCTCTTAAAGGAAGAACCAGTGATAGGCAACATGTGCCGGTGGAAGAGTATAAAGATAATGTCAGAAGAATCGTTCAGCATTTgaag AAATGTTCACCTACAATGCTAATTGTGCTTATAACTCCACCACCAATTGATGAAGCTGGTCGTCAAAGTTATGCAGA ATCATTATATGGTGAGAAAGCTATGAAAGAGCCTGAGAGGACGAACGAAACAACGGGAATCTACGCACGACATTGTGTCGCATTAGCCGAGGAACTCGGTCTGCGATGTGTCAACTTATGGTCTAAGATGCAGGAAACCAATGATTGGCAGAAAAAGTACCTAAG TGATGGATTGCATCTCACGCCTGAAGGCAATGGAGTAGTTTTTGAGGAAGTCTCGAGAGTTTTTAGAGAAGCTTGGCTCTCTCCTGAAGAAATGCCGCTCGATTTCCCTCATCATTCGCATATCGATGGTGAAAACCCGTCGAAAGCTTTCGAAGAGCGCTGCTTATAA
- the LOC104762432 gene encoding uncharacterized protein LOC104762432 yields the protein MKVVKANAGALTNFEVLDFLNSRGASKDTTRVIAPIARSEYKVYDYLLETAASTQTRESVNKFADKCKDFKVAKAEILNIINLRPSSIVELDPIIEKAPEGQEDRVIDTDGILELVKDLLPPLPTTETETPNANDEEETDNGEHPNATAEEETDNGEHS from the exons ATGAAAGT AGTTAAGGCAAATGCAGGAGCACTTACCAATTTCGAGGTGCTTGACTTCCTAAACTCAAGAGGTGCATCAAAAGATACTACTAGAGTTATAGCTCCAATTGCTAGATCAGAATACAAG gTCTATGATTATTTGTTGGAGACTGCTGCTTCCACTCAAACACGAGAGAGCGTTAACAAATTCGCAGATAAGTGCAAAGATTTCAAAGTCGCCAAAGCTGAGATTCTCAACATCATCAATCTCCGGCCTTCTTCTATTGTCGAATTGGATccg ATCATAGAGAAGGCCCCCGAGGGACAGGAAGACCGAGTAATCGACACAGATGGGATATTAGAGCTTGTGAAGGATTTGCTACCGCCTCTGCCTACTACTGAAACTGAAACCCCTAACGCTaatgacgaagaagaaacaGACAACGGTGAACACCCGAACGCTACTGCCGAAGAAGAAACAGACAACGGTGAACACTCGTAG
- the LOC104762430 gene encoding dof zinc finger protein DOF5.6-like: MGLTSLQVCMDSDWLQEAESSGGSMLDSSTNSPSAADILAACSTRPQASAVAVAAAALMDGGRRLRPPHDHPQKCPRCESTHTKFCYYNNYSLAQPRYFCKTCRRYWTKGGTLRNIPVGGGCRKNKKPSSPNSSSSTSSGKKPSNIVATNTTDLMALAQTYQNSPLGFSHFGGMMGSYSTPEHSNVGFLESKYGGLVPQSPRPIDFLDSKFDLMGVNNDNLVMVDHGSNRDYHHHHHHMGLHHGLGLNNNNGGFNGISPGSNGNGGGLMDISACQRLMLSSYDHQHYNHQEDHQRVTTITDVKPNPKLLSLDWQQDQCYSNGGGNGGVGKSDGGGYGGGGYINGLGSSWNGLMNGYGSSTKTNSLV, from the exons atggGTCTCACTTCTCTTCAAGTTTGCATGGATTCTGACTGGCTTCAG GAAGCTGAGTCATCAGGAGGAAGCATGTTAGACTCCTCGACGAATTCTCCATCAGCAGCCGACATACTCGCTGCTTGCAGCACTAGACCACAAGCCTCGGCCGTGGCTGTAGCTGCCGCGGCTCTGATGGACGGCGGAAGGAGGTTGCGTCCACCTCATGACCATCCTCAAAAGTGTCCTCGTTGCGAGTCAACACACACTAAGTTCTGTTACTACAATAACTATAGCCTCGCTCAGCCTCGTTACTTCTGCAAGACTTGTCGCCGTTACTGGACCAAAGGCGGCACTCTAAGGAATATTCCAGTTGGTGGTGGATGCCggaaaaacaagaaaccatcTTCCCCtaattcctcctcctccacttcTTCCGGAAAAAAGCCATCCAACATCGTTGCCACTAATACCACTGATCTTATGGCTTTAGCACAGACTTACCAAAATTCACCTCTAGGATTTTCACATTTTGGTGGAATGATGGGGTCTTACTCAACTCCGGAGCACAGTAACGTTGGTTTCTTGGAGAGCAAGTATGGGGGTTTAGTTCCGCAGAGCCCTAGACCTATTGATTTCCTCGACAGTAAGTTTGATCTCATGGGAGTGAATAATGACAACCTGGTCATGGTTGATCATGGAAGTAACAGagattatcatcatcatcatcatcacatggGTCTGCATCACGGGTTAGGTCTTAATAACAACAATGGTGGATTTAATGGGATATCTCCGggaagcaatggaaatggaggTGGTCTCATGGATATTTCGGCATGCCAAAGACTTATGCTATCTAGTTATGATCACCAACATTATAACcatcaagaagatcatcaaaggGTGACAACAATAACGGATGTGAAGCCAAATCCGAAGTTGTTATCGCTTGATTGGCAGCAAGATCAATGCTACTCCAATGGTGGTGGTAACGGAGGCGTAGGAAAATCTGACGGTGGTGGCTACGGTGGAGGTGGCTATATCAACGGTTTAGGTTCATCGTGGAACGGTTTGATGAATGGTTATGGATCCTCCACTAAAACAAACTCCTTGGTTTGA